The following proteins come from a genomic window of Thermoproteus sp.:
- a CDS encoding CBS domain-containing protein: MEVKNIMNDRVVFCTTRDTIRCAVSKMYAYNIGAVLVVDDLGNPVGIFTERDLVRAVAEGISLDTPLEKLAPKELIRVHPNDSVLMAAQKMIEHNIRHIPVVEGGRVVGILSIRDALRSLMALEGAYP, encoded by the coding sequence ATGGAGGTGAAGAACATAATGAACGACCGGGTTGTCTTCTGCACCACGCGCGACACCATAAGATGCGCCGTCTCTAAAATGTACGCCTACAATATAGGGGCGGTTTTAGTAGTCGACGATTTGGGGAACCCGGTGGGCATATTCACCGAGCGCGACCTAGTGAGGGCCGTGGCCGAGGGGATCAGCCTAGACACGCCGCTAGAGAAACTCGCGCCCAAGGAGCTCATAAGAGTACATCCAAACGACTCGGTGCTGATGGCGGCCCAAAAGATGATTGAACACAACATAAGGCATATACCGGTCGTAGAGGGCGGGAGGGTCGTGGGTATTTTGAGCATAAGAGACGCGTTGAGGAGCTTAATGGCCCTAGAGGGGGCGTACCCCTAG
- a CDS encoding radical SAM protein, producing the protein MGRREVYFVEDLPQVGTRYYGVVDQGTNVVEVRPTSLCPLNCAFCSVAAGPLEARRWADFVVRRDVLVEALRAVAKYKGGGVEVHIDGMGEPGVYPDLIELVQEAKSIRGVSVVSIQTRAFFLNERKIEELAEAGLDRMNLSLDATDPDLAAVLAGAKYYDPRRAMALAEHAVRNTKMDVIVSPVWLPGLNDEEISKITLWAVGAGLGKRWPAVLIQKYIPHKRGRHPRGVKPVDWSAFWEKIKAWEAQLGVKLDWRGENPFGVQKRPALPKPLRAGQKVKVRIVGRGIFKGEYLAVPIKLSGDPLLDRAVTIVSSRELEAGAEAVVRIIEDEDNILLARPEVVFL; encoded by the coding sequence GTGGGGCGTAGAGAGGTATATTTCGTCGAGGACCTGCCTCAAGTCGGTACTAGGTACTATGGAGTGGTCGACCAAGGCACCAATGTTGTGGAGGTCAGGCCGACTAGCCTCTGTCCGTTAAACTGTGCCTTTTGTTCAGTCGCCGCGGGGCCGCTGGAGGCGAGGAGGTGGGCTGATTTTGTCGTTAGGAGGGACGTCTTGGTGGAGGCCCTGAGGGCAGTGGCCAAATATAAAGGCGGCGGCGTGGAGGTGCATATAGACGGCATGGGGGAGCCGGGGGTATATCCCGACTTAATTGAGTTGGTCCAAGAGGCGAAATCCATAAGGGGAGTGTCTGTGGTCTCCATACAGACCCGCGCGTTTTTCCTAAACGAGCGGAAGATAGAGGAGCTGGCCGAGGCCGGGCTCGACAGGATGAATTTAAGCCTCGACGCGACGGACCCCGATCTCGCGGCTGTGCTGGCCGGCGCTAAGTACTACGACCCGAGGCGGGCGATGGCTCTGGCGGAACACGCAGTGAGGAACACAAAAATGGACGTAATAGTGTCGCCCGTCTGGCTTCCTGGCCTCAATGACGAGGAGATCTCGAAAATAACGCTGTGGGCTGTAGGGGCAGGGCTCGGCAAGAGGTGGCCCGCCGTATTGATACAGAAGTACATACCACATAAGCGGGGCAGACACCCCAGAGGGGTTAAGCCAGTGGACTGGAGCGCCTTCTGGGAGAAGATTAAGGCCTGGGAGGCACAACTCGGCGTCAAGTTGGACTGGCGTGGAGAGAACCCCTTCGGCGTCCAGAAGAGGCCGGCGCTCCCCAAGCCCTTAAGGGCCGGCCAAAAGGTCAAGGTGAGGATAGTGGGGCGCGGCATATTCAAGGGCGAATATCTCGCAGTCCCCATCAAACTCTCCGGAGATCCCCTACTAGATCGGGCAGTCACAATAGTCTCTAGCCGTGAGCTAGAGGCCGGGGCCGAGGCCGTGGTGAGGATTATAGAAGACGAGGACAATATCCTCTTGGCGAGACCCGAGGTGGTTTTCCTATAG
- the rpiA gene encoding ribose-5-phosphate isomerase RpiA produces the protein MKAALAQKAAEFVRDGAVVGLGSGSTAKAFIEELARVVFERGLRVTLVSSSVDSEIKAAEVGLGPYLAPLWAVDRIDVAVDGADEVSKDRVFIKGGGGAMVREKIIDYRASVLVIIAEASKLVDFVPARHPIPIEVLPPAWRHVAREVERRWGGKAELRTCKCGGKLGPLVTDNGNYIIDWTPPGPIGPSLEDELKLMPGVVDTGIFAKRRDAVVLLADERGVFTL, from the coding sequence ATGAAGGCGGCCTTGGCGCAGAAGGCGGCGGAGTTCGTGAGGGACGGCGCTGTAGTGGGCCTGGGCTCTGGCTCGACGGCTAAAGCCTTTATCGAAGAGCTCGCTAGAGTTGTGTTCGAGAGGGGGCTCAGAGTGACTTTAGTCTCGTCGAGTGTCGACAGTGAGATCAAGGCGGCGGAGGTGGGGCTGGGGCCCTATTTGGCGCCTCTGTGGGCTGTCGACAGGATAGACGTAGCGGTGGACGGAGCTGACGAGGTGTCTAAAGATAGGGTCTTCATAAAGGGCGGGGGCGGCGCCATGGTCAGAGAGAAGATAATCGACTATAGGGCCTCAGTGTTAGTCATAATAGCTGAGGCCAGCAAGCTGGTCGACTTCGTGCCTGCCAGACATCCAATACCCATAGAGGTCTTGCCGCCTGCCTGGCGCCATGTGGCGCGCGAGGTGGAGAGGAGGTGGGGCGGCAAGGCTGAGCTCAGGACTTGTAAGTGCGGCGGCAAGCTGGGCCCTCTGGTCACTGACAACGGCAACTATATAATCGACTGGACGCCGCCGGGGCCCATAGGCCCCTCCCTCGAGGACGAGCTCAAATTGATGCCGGGCGTCGTGGACACCGGCATATTCGCCAAGAGGCGCGACGCGGTGGTCCTGCTGGCCGACGAGCGCGGAGTCTTTACGCTATAG
- a CDS encoding DUF92 domain-containing protein has translation MDLILLAAVAAVPLLAFAAYRAGFIKLKGAVVGTLVAWTLEAAGLGVFSLFVFFFVSASLFTRLRSSWKAERGLKDVAGRSISQVVGVGTPMALFALLYIAGVEPALTATAVAIAIATADTWASEIGVAYGGRPRLITKPWLKVEPGTSGGVTPAGFVASLAGAASIAALSYFLLSLNPLVVFGLGFAGDILDSVLGAVAQKKYICNGVIYDEPRCQNYKTFGYLTNETVNLIVESALGLAYIIASLL, from the coding sequence ATGGACTTAATACTGCTGGCCGCCGTCGCCGCAGTCCCTCTGCTGGCCTTTGCCGCGTATAGGGCCGGCTTCATAAAGCTGAAGGGAGCCGTCGTGGGGACGTTGGTGGCTTGGACTCTCGAGGCGGCAGGACTCGGCGTCTTTTCGCTCTTCGTCTTCTTCTTCGTCTCGGCCAGTCTCTTCACTAGGCTAAGGAGTTCTTGGAAGGCCGAGCGGGGTCTTAAAGATGTCGCGGGGCGGTCCATCTCGCAGGTGGTGGGAGTCGGCACGCCCATGGCTCTCTTCGCCCTGCTCTATATAGCCGGCGTGGAGCCGGCATTGACGGCGACCGCCGTGGCTATTGCCATAGCCACCGCCGACACTTGGGCCAGCGAGATAGGAGTGGCCTATGGCGGCAGGCCTAGGCTCATCACAAAGCCCTGGCTTAAAGTTGAGCCTGGCACCTCGGGCGGAGTCACGCCGGCGGGCTTCGTTGCATCGTTAGCGGGAGCCGCTTCCATAGCGGCCCTATCGTACTTCCTCCTGAGCCTAAACCCCCTCGTGGTGTTCGGGCTGGGGTTCGCCGGCGATATTCTAGACAGCGTCCTGGGCGCCGTGGCCCAGAAGAAGTACATCTGCAACGGCGTTATTTACGACGAGCCTCGATGTCAGAACTACAAGACGTTCGGCTATTTGACTAATGAAACAGTAAATCTAATAGTCGAAAGCGCCTTGGGCCTGGCCTATATAATTGCAAGTCTCCTGTAA
- a CDS encoding AIR synthase related protein has protein sequence MEKILLRSFLDELGEEDNDVSYFEGYAVKIDGFAESTAKLPFHTYEDLGWRAVVATLSDLLVKLATPKIILSSITAPDATKALEVFRGIKEAATFFGLRYIGGDLNQGREVVVDIAAAGAAPVRIGRKPKPGHVLITPPLFGYTGLAFLAMDETSPVVARGVSWLKRPVLNWPKPPPPQCISASMDSSDGLADVLWTMARGVDIIIERLPAPDEVVSEAARLGVEPEEVVFNAGEEFLPVFAVDPRCVPEGYMEFAKVVEGAGKVYYNGEELKYRGWSYFK, from the coding sequence GTGGAGAAAATTCTGTTGAGGTCCTTTCTCGACGAGCTGGGAGAGGAGGACAACGATGTATCTTATTTTGAGGGGTATGCCGTAAAGATAGACGGCTTCGCCGAAAGTACGGCCAAACTGCCCTTCCACACATACGAGGACTTGGGGTGGCGGGCGGTCGTCGCGACTCTAAGCGACCTCTTAGTGAAGCTCGCAACGCCGAAAATTATACTTAGCTCCATAACGGCGCCCGACGCCACGAAGGCTCTCGAGGTCTTCAGAGGCATTAAGGAGGCGGCTACCTTCTTCGGGCTTAGATATATAGGCGGCGATTTGAATCAAGGCCGTGAGGTCGTAGTGGATATAGCCGCCGCGGGGGCCGCGCCTGTGAGGATAGGGAGAAAGCCGAAGCCCGGCCACGTCTTAATTACGCCGCCTCTCTTCGGCTATACGGGCCTCGCCTTTTTGGCTATGGACGAGACGTCCCCCGTAGTGGCTAGAGGCGTCTCGTGGCTGAAAAGGCCTGTCCTCAACTGGCCCAAGCCGCCGCCTCCTCAATGTATCTCGGCCTCTATGGATTCTTCCGACGGGCTTGCCGACGTGCTTTGGACTATGGCCAGGGGCGTAGATATAATAATCGAGCGGTTGCCTGCGCCCGACGAGGTGGTGTCCGAGGCGGCGAGACTTGGCGTAGAGCCTGAGGAGGTTGTCTTCAACGCAGGTGAGGAGTTCCTTCCGGTCTTCGCCGTAGATCCCCGTTGCGTCCCTGAAGGCTATATGGAGTTCGCCAAGGTGGTTGAGGGGGCGGGGAAAGTCTATTATAACGGAGAGGAGTTGAAATATAGGGGTTGGTCTTACTTCAAGTGA
- a CDS encoding DNA-binding protein gives MKAFNVTDFKEVTRTVATGLYKIVSEARGNCVSFTPRRVLEFAGIDTTAPIALTLVKHILEGLTARGLVVRDDSRSKVRYIICRDRSPLWEPLKNGAVEEVTDIIYRSVE, from the coding sequence ATGAAGGCCTTTAACGTTACTGACTTCAAGGAGGTCACTCGGACTGTGGCGACAGGGCTCTATAAGATCGTCTCGGAGGCTCGCGGTAATTGCGTCTCCTTCACGCCGCGCCGCGTCTTGGAGTTTGCAGGGATCGACACGACGGCTCCTATCGCGTTGACTCTCGTCAAGCATATATTAGAAGGCCTCACTGCGAGGGGGCTCGTGGTTAGAGATGATAGTAGGTCTAAGGTGAGATATATAATCTGTAGGGACCGCTCTCCGCTTTGGGAGCCCTTGAAGAACGGCGCGGTAGAGGAAGTAACTGATATAATCTATAGGTCTGTCGAATAG
- a CDS encoding aldehyde ferredoxin oxidoreductase N-terminal domain-containing protein: protein MKVAFIDLDGNSVEVKEVEAQGPVSLGLKVHEEVGSWRLDPLSPRSPLVVGMGRFVGGRLIGTHRIVAVFKSPMTRGLHASALGGAAYKMMGAGIDAYVVVGKAQGPVAVLSSQEGIKIEPVKPVYDYQGLKGAYAFTKYLFDVYREFFVKNNARAVVVGPAAWSTYNGALVSIDVNPKGEFSKGAEDFAARGGPGTVAAQGHNLAAIIAGGKARARYQVVSDIHKVDEIARVKLKKNYLEALQEKTVKYRYDPSLGTGGTFGVNYVHYRDLLPLFGYKSIYMDREERIRHVDAILRLFWKPFNELVFEKARSWYNCGEPCPVTCKKVWQGKKVDYEPFHAMGPFIGVYTFEDSVKLVDEIDAYGLDAIEMGHVTAWLFDAVEHGLLTPSEVGISDKPAFDPAKFQPEVDSKRNAKLAGELLRAFVEGGGEAVELTAKLGIRRAARELDRKFADRTAKAGVKFKDLAVFVAYGEDGYMTPNFYWAPGMVAPMYVQGKYWTNYNPTFMPPEEFAKTAYDRAVMEALIEDAGICRFHRGWAEPIIEDLFRLTGWKLDRDVYKKFAEYSIKAGADPRPWESKRAMDVVSTMARELGAKDWKFDTYEAYMEWWRRYKDALDKLIGITRA, encoded by the coding sequence ATGAAGGTAGCCTTCATAGACCTCGATGGGAATTCCGTCGAGGTGAAGGAGGTAGAGGCACAGGGCCCCGTCAGCCTCGGCCTAAAGGTACACGAAGAGGTCGGGAGCTGGCGCCTAGACCCTCTGTCGCCTCGCTCGCCTTTAGTGGTCGGCATGGGCCGCTTCGTGGGGGGCCGCCTCATAGGGACCCATAGGATCGTCGCCGTGTTCAAAAGCCCCATGACCAGAGGGCTCCACGCAAGCGCTCTGGGAGGCGCCGCCTACAAGATGATGGGGGCCGGGATAGACGCCTATGTCGTTGTCGGTAAGGCGCAGGGGCCCGTAGCCGTTCTGTCGTCCCAAGAGGGCATAAAGATAGAGCCAGTCAAGCCCGTCTACGACTACCAAGGCCTCAAGGGCGCCTACGCCTTCACGAAATATCTCTTCGACGTCTATAGGGAATTCTTCGTCAAGAACAACGCGAGGGCCGTAGTGGTGGGCCCCGCCGCGTGGAGCACATACAACGGCGCGCTGGTTTCCATAGACGTGAACCCTAAAGGCGAGTTCTCCAAGGGCGCCGAGGACTTCGCGGCCCGCGGGGGACCCGGCACGGTGGCGGCTCAAGGCCACAACCTAGCCGCCATAATAGCGGGAGGCAAAGCCAGAGCTAGATACCAAGTAGTGTCCGACATACATAAGGTAGACGAAATAGCAAGAGTCAAATTGAAGAAGAACTACCTAGAGGCGCTACAAGAGAAGACCGTCAAGTATCGCTACGATCCGAGCCTCGGCACGGGCGGGACTTTCGGCGTAAATTACGTCCACTACCGTGATTTATTGCCCCTCTTCGGCTATAAGTCGATATATATGGACAGAGAGGAGAGGATAAGACATGTGGACGCCATATTGAGGCTGTTCTGGAAGCCCTTCAACGAGCTGGTGTTCGAGAAGGCGAGGTCTTGGTACAACTGCGGCGAGCCCTGCCCCGTCACTTGCAAAAAGGTCTGGCAGGGCAAAAAGGTCGACTACGAGCCCTTCCACGCCATGGGTCCGTTCATAGGCGTATATACCTTCGAGGACTCCGTCAAGCTCGTAGACGAAATTGACGCCTACGGCCTCGACGCCATAGAGATGGGCCACGTGACCGCGTGGCTCTTCGACGCGGTGGAGCATGGCCTCTTGACGCCCAGCGAGGTCGGAATAAGCGACAAGCCGGCCTTCGACCCGGCTAAATTCCAGCCGGAGGTCGACTCCAAAAGGAACGCAAAGCTGGCAGGAGAGCTGTTGAGAGCCTTCGTCGAGGGGGGCGGCGAGGCCGTAGAGCTGACCGCCAAGTTAGGCATAAGGAGGGCCGCCAGAGAGCTCGATAGAAAGTTTGCCGATAGGACCGCCAAGGCCGGCGTGAAGTTTAAAGACCTGGCGGTCTTCGTGGCGTATGGAGAGGATGGCTACATGACGCCTAACTTCTACTGGGCGCCGGGCATGGTGGCTCCCATGTATGTACAGGGCAAGTACTGGACCAACTACAACCCCACCTTTATGCCGCCCGAGGAGTTCGCCAAGACGGCATACGACCGCGCCGTAATGGAAGCTCTGATAGAAGACGCGGGCATCTGTAGATTCCATAGAGGCTGGGCCGAGCCGATCATCGAAGACCTATTCAGATTAACTGGATGGAAGCTAGATAGAGATGTCTATAAGAAATTCGCCGAGTATTCCATCAAGGCGGGCGCCGACCCGAGGCCTTGGGAGAGCAAGAGGGCCATGGACGTGGTCTCGACGATGGCGAGAGAGCTGGGGGCCAAAGACTGGAAGTTCGACACCTATGAGGCATATATGGAGTGGTGGCGCCGCTATAAGGACGCCTTGGATAAACTCATAGGTATAACTAGGGCATAA
- a CDS encoding GH116 family glycosyl-hydrolase, with translation MKYVYSNATSSGVPLGGIGAGSVEIRADGLLHDWLIFNNGVWSTVENRRKFYPLDEKSFLLAIRVSDGREVYVRQLQSAGYILGGDPYKAPWLKPVKLIEFYGEPPLARLRYIDDLPVEVEAEFFSPFIPGDLKDSSMPAVIVKLRVRNKSDRALDVSLLALLRSPFGKSAIRFKDGILVIEGRGEAIDSPLRDGSMALAVISENVSATAVRAPGYEERGFQVYDNAVEILRAWIDFRSTGAIRGPPAREGDHLWATASTLFKLAPGGNRETFFVLTWFFPNHVDQFGDRLGHYYENFFNDAEAVAKYVVKNLGRLYSETKKLHDALYDVKGLETWVADLVASQLANLVKISWLTKDGRFALWEGLGDKYYGGPERNAFNTTDVITYAMPALVSLFPELAAKYLIQHAAFSLRRGTPEWVLYAISIPENRREFEKELARDPSLALDWQKLLATVVKIVEKTGKDPAGRIAHYLDKSIKGVDGYHMVDLMPKYVLMAYITAKWTGNLNLLQNLWDVVEGAVESVAKSQSVEGLPYHTTLSGFEWYRAVRLLFEGSATQAANAALHLLGQNVLPIGFQTFDTWAFYGVSSYVLALWAAALRAAIDGARRLGKNADRYIELLKRAEEGLGVLWNGEYFDLWWDPVTNERDRASMAAQLFGQLLAHIADLGYIVDRERVVSSLKAVVKYNLAPDEGLINGVYPGGDRPSFAGPLTYRNFTKGPYLPTWQMDTPWSGVEFAVAGHMFYEGLLEEGLAVLKAVHERYERAGHYWNHVEWGAHYMRPLSAWTVVLGALGLKYDGFEKELTLRPVVEPLRWIFAAAGSWGVLDWSGDRASLKLEGGMLEIAALRLPKRPTRVALNGQPVPFELIELDGGYKVKLGGPVRLEPGGTLEIAF, from the coding sequence ATGAAGTATGTGTACTCAAACGCCACGTCTTCAGGCGTGCCGCTCGGCGGCATAGGCGCCGGCTCCGTTGAGATACGTGCCGATGGCCTCCTCCACGACTGGCTCATATTTAACAACGGCGTTTGGTCGACAGTAGAAAATCGGAGGAAGTTCTACCCGCTGGATGAAAAGAGCTTCTTGTTGGCGATAAGAGTTAGCGATGGCCGCGAAGTGTATGTGAGACAACTACAATCTGCCGGATATATACTCGGCGGGGACCCATACAAAGCGCCCTGGCTGAAGCCGGTAAAACTTATAGAGTTCTACGGAGAGCCCCCGCTGGCTCGGCTTAGATATATAGACGACTTGCCCGTAGAGGTGGAGGCTGAGTTCTTCTCGCCCTTCATACCGGGCGACCTAAAGGACTCCTCGATGCCCGCCGTAATCGTGAAGTTGCGTGTAAGGAATAAGTCGGATAGGGCGTTAGACGTGTCTCTGCTGGCGTTATTGAGGTCGCCTTTCGGCAAGTCGGCGATTAGGTTCAAAGACGGAATCTTAGTCATCGAGGGCCGCGGAGAAGCTATAGACAGCCCGCTCCGCGATGGCTCTATGGCTTTGGCCGTAATTTCCGAAAACGTAAGCGCCACGGCGGTAAGGGCCCCTGGATATGAAGAACGCGGATTCCAAGTTTACGATAACGCTGTAGAAATACTCAGAGCTTGGATAGACTTCAGAAGTACGGGCGCAATTAGGGGACCTCCGGCTCGGGAGGGCGACCACTTATGGGCAACGGCGTCCACTTTGTTTAAGCTGGCGCCTGGAGGCAATAGGGAGACGTTTTTTGTGCTCACGTGGTTCTTCCCAAACCACGTAGACCAATTCGGCGACAGGTTAGGCCACTATTACGAGAACTTCTTCAACGACGCTGAGGCCGTGGCCAAATATGTAGTGAAGAACCTAGGCCGTCTATATAGCGAAACCAAGAAGCTACATGATGCACTATATGACGTCAAGGGCCTCGAGACGTGGGTGGCCGACCTAGTGGCGTCCCAGCTGGCGAATCTAGTAAAAATAAGCTGGCTCACTAAAGACGGCAGGTTCGCGCTGTGGGAGGGACTTGGCGATAAGTATTACGGAGGGCCCGAGCGGAACGCCTTCAACACAACCGACGTGATAACCTACGCCATGCCCGCACTGGTGTCTCTATTCCCAGAGCTAGCGGCCAAATATTTGATACAACACGCGGCCTTCTCGTTGAGGAGAGGCACGCCCGAATGGGTCCTCTACGCCATCTCCATCCCCGAAAACCGCCGCGAGTTCGAAAAGGAGCTCGCCAGAGACCCCTCTCTGGCGTTAGACTGGCAGAAGCTACTTGCGACTGTCGTCAAGATAGTCGAGAAGACCGGCAAAGACCCAGCTGGGCGTATAGCCCATTATCTCGACAAGTCGATAAAGGGAGTGGATGGATACCACATGGTAGACTTGATGCCTAAATACGTCCTGATGGCTTACATCACGGCGAAGTGGACGGGCAATTTGAACCTACTGCAGAACCTATGGGATGTCGTCGAGGGCGCCGTTGAGAGCGTGGCGAAAAGCCAAAGCGTAGAGGGGCTGCCCTACCACACCACGTTGTCAGGGTTCGAGTGGTATAGAGCCGTCCGCCTCCTCTTCGAGGGCTCCGCGACACAGGCGGCGAACGCCGCATTGCACTTACTGGGGCAGAACGTCTTGCCGATAGGTTTCCAGACATTTGACACTTGGGCTTTCTACGGCGTCTCGTCGTACGTGCTCGCCTTGTGGGCAGCCGCCCTAAGGGCGGCGATAGACGGCGCCAGAAGGCTCGGCAAGAACGCCGATAGGTACATAGAGCTGTTGAAGAGGGCCGAGGAGGGCCTCGGCGTGTTGTGGAACGGCGAATATTTCGACTTGTGGTGGGACCCAGTCACTAACGAGAGGGACAGAGCCTCCATGGCGGCCCAGCTCTTCGGCCAGCTGTTAGCTCACATAGCAGATCTAGGCTACATAGTGGATAGAGAGAGGGTAGTCTCCTCCTTAAAGGCAGTAGTCAAGTACAACTTAGCTCCCGACGAGGGCCTAATAAATGGGGTATATCCCGGCGGAGATAGGCCGTCGTTCGCCGGGCCTTTGACCTACCGCAACTTCACCAAGGGGCCTTACCTCCCCACTTGGCAGATGGACACGCCGTGGTCCGGCGTGGAGTTTGCCGTAGCTGGCCATATGTTCTACGAGGGGCTCCTCGAGGAGGGGCTGGCCGTGCTTAAGGCCGTCCACGAGCGGTACGAAAGGGCCGGCCACTATTGGAACCACGTGGAGTGGGGAGCCCACTATATGCGTCCCCTCTCGGCGTGGACTGTAGTCCTCGGCGCTCTGGGGCTCAAATACGACGGCTTCGAGAAGGAACTCACGTTGAGGCCTGTGGTAGAGCCGTTGAGGTGGATATTCGCGGCGGCTGGCAGTTGGGGCGTCTTGGACTGGAGCGGAGATAGGGCCTCCCTCAAGCTTGAAGGGGGGATGTTGGAAATAGCCGCGTTGAGGCTCCCAAAGAGACCGACCCGTGTGGCGCTAAATGGACAGCCGGTCCCATTTGAATTGATTGAACTCGACGGCGGATATAAGGTCAAGCTCGGCGGGCCCGTCAGGTTAGAGCCCGGCGGCACGTTGGAAATAGCCTTTTAA
- a CDS encoding DUF92 domain-containing protein, which produces MPTFYASLGSICGCAVWTASLASATGFAGDILDSVLGAVAQKKYICNGAIYDEPRCQNYETFGYLTNEAVEYFCPFKWIYTMRYWGLWT; this is translated from the coding sequence GTGCCGACTTTCTACGCATCTCTGGGCAGTATATGCGGTTGTGCCGTATGGACGGCGTCGTTGGCATCAGCCACCGGCTTCGCCGGCGATATTCTAGACAGCGTCCTGGGCGCCGTGGCCCAGAAGAAGTACATCTGCAACGGCGCCATTTACGACGAGCCTCGGTGCCAGAACTACGAGACGTTCGGCTATTTGACCAACGAAGCGGTAGAATATTTCTGCCCTTTTAAATGGATATATACCATGAGGTACTGGGGCCTATGGACTTAA